The nucleotide window GGGAAGTATGTAATGAAAACAAAAGTGTAATTATTGCAGTGATAACTTGGCAACATTTTCATAAGAATATGTAATTTCATAGGGATATTGATCTAAAATTTCTTCCACTACTGACTTGATGTCCTCTACAGAAGTCATAAAATTGATGCCTTGTTTGTAGCAAAAAGTCATATTCGGATTTGAAACTGATTTTGATTTGGCTCTTTATTTTATCAACGCAATACATTGAAACACTGAGTCCTGTACAGATCCAGATTCCCCTCATCACACAAACTCTTCAAATGAGATGGGAACAAAATCATTCAAGCATTGATgggcaacataaaaaaaaaaaaaaaaaaactaaaacactgatgcttcaataaatattcttaaaaaaaaaaaaatgagactaTGGCctaaacatatttacatattcctCAAAATGTAAACATAACACTGTATGGTAACAAAATCGTCATTCTTAAAATATCTGAACTTCTCTGGCCTGTTCATCTCAGCTGAATTAGCATGATTAGTTTGTTCACTGAAATTTTCATGGAAATCTATCAGTTTATTGTGAAGTTGGTGCAATAAGGtctgcatttgttttttgttacagTAAAGGCTCTTACtggcaatcaaaaaaaaaaaaaaggaatgtctcACTGCTTCATGAATTATTAAATTCAGCAGTTTCTGTAGGTCTCAATAGAGATCATCTGTATTGCAGTCATGCAACTTCTACTGtaactagggatgcacaatatacaTCTGACTATATATAAATGGGCCAATACAATTTTCAATACAATTAATATGGGACaccccaatatatatatactatttattcaaaataactgtCATGTTTGAGATTGATAAATGATGCCCAGTGTGTTTTAATTGAACTCTCTGGTGCGCTTTACATGTCAGTGAAAAATGActgaatttgtattattttaaggtAGTGTACTATActtttgataatgttttttttatcttgtattttCAAGGGATCTTATGGTACAAAAATTTATAGACTGGTTTATCAATTTGACTTTTAACCACTTATAAACAGTATAGACCTTAAACGGTCTTAAATCATGAATGTTTTGGAgcacaaagtatttttttaagtttatgaaaaatgcacaaatactttttcttttttttacattttatatgaaatgtattttagaaaaccttttaatctaaaaaaaaaaatacattaaaaaagatcAAAAGTTGGTTTCCAGATTTGATGTTGATATCACAAAAAATTAGCTTCCAATAGAATTTTAATTGGGCACAgtaccaaacttttttttttacactagatgaaatgtattattattattattattattattattattagttagcAAACAGTGCAAATGTGACTATTTTATTCAGGACAATTTAACCAGTCAGTTTTTTTCCTGTGATCACGTAGCAAGTAGCAAAACCTTTAAGTTTTGTACCATCCagatttgggttaaaaaataaatatattattctgtGAAAAATTACCCAAAAGCACCAGagagttaaaaaaacaacaacaacatagccTCGTTAGCTATAgactagtaaaaataaaataaaaatggtaattacAACTTTTTATCCCACcggtaagacttttttttttttttcctgagaagtcagaattgcgagatataaacagaattttgAGCTATAAACTCAGTTCAAAACAATTCAGAAAAGtaaagtatgtatatatgtatatgtatgtgtatgtgtgtgtatgtatgtatgtgtgtgtatatgtatgtatgtgtatatatatgtatgtgtatgtataatatatatatatatatatatatgtacgtatGTATGTCTATGTAcctatgtatatgtatgtgtgtgtgtgtgtatgtatgtatgtatgtatgtgtatgtatatatattagtggtgggccgttatcggcgttaacgacTCTTATTGggcgatttaaaaaaaatatctatttatataataatctattatcaaagttgggttgggagctgggtccatattaagcaagctatgatgacttttcACCTTGATAtgttatataaccgactggctgaggacagcctaaaaagatgctcaagacagttgacgggccactgctgcgcatcgtcacgaaagcttatcttttgtttgtatatgtacgtatgtatgtatgtgtgtgtatgtatgtgtgtgtatgtatgtatatgtgtgtatatgtatgtatgtattgggGTGGttttggcgcagtggataagacgcatgccacTGGTGTGAGAGActcgggttcgaatccactgtgagacaccaatgtgtccttgAGCGTgggacctctgacatatatagcaattgtaattCGCTTtgggttagaggttagggttagcgtcagctaaatgaataaatgtaaatttgtgtgtgtgtacacatatgTACGTATGCACAcgtgtctgtatgtatgtatacatatatatatgtaagatgacaaaataaaagtacttaattttttgggataaaaaaaaaaatatctcacaattctgcttTATATACATCTTATGTTGGAAACAAGTTTCCTTGATTAGTAgtcaaaatgtatatttctgtgCATCCCTAATTGTTACTATTTCTAGACTGTATCAGCTCGTTTCCATTAGGACGGTATAAATCATATTACCTGGCAAACtgttatgcaaatatatatacatctgAAAAGCATAAATGAGTCAATGACATATTTacaggacagacacacacacacacacacacacacacacacacacggtccagTCAGATGATGCAGAGCTGGTTTGTTCATGCATTAGCTCACTGTGTGCCCTCTCTATCATCATTCAGTTTAGTAAGAACTCAAATCATCTATACAGTTCAAATGTGCTTTTGTCTGATGAAAGAAAGCGTCACATCACGACCAGGTTACACTTGTGGATACACTGATGAGATGAGGGCTGATGGGATTGTGGCTACAGGGCTCGTGGGCGTTTAGGGTTGATCTGCTTACTGGCCTGTTCCTCTTCCTGAAGAGCCGAGCGGAAAGACTTCACTTTATCTGAAACCAAACACAATTCACTGAGTGTCAATGCATTTGATTTGACGTGAAGGAAAACAACTTCATAAGAGACAAAACATAAGTCAAACGCTGAAGTGTGCAGATTATATATTAGCCCCAAATCAGAagtcttaaaataaaaacaaaataaagtccattcatatttttctattaaacaaaaacattttatgtaaatagATACTTGACTCAATTGATTCTAAATAATTTGTAGAATttaacaaattataaatattttgatcaAAGAATTTGAATGaccataatttgtattatttataaataatataaccaATGGCAATGCTACAAttcattatatatacacaattaaaatgaataaaaaatagatCTATTATTACTAGACTCTATATTAAACTATTGTATTCCACTATTAAATTCTTatgaaaaatatcaataaaaaaaagagcacataaatgtaattgtaatcaattacattttatacaaataataagtaattttataaacaatttattatattactaatttaaacatttcatattCTATAAATTTGGGAATATAAACATTCCatttattacatattacaatttgtgaaaattaattaaCTCATTTAtacaaagttattttaaaacCACTAGTTTTGTATGATGACATTACttactattttaaaatcaaatagacaattttaaatttagtataaataatgtacaaatatattatacaataatgTATTATGGcaaattattttagaattttagaaataaaaaagaatcttaatatttatataatgttaatttacatattaaaattataataaatttgtattatataatttttagtatattttttatgtaatataaaaaatctatgcatataaattatataaaacggTCATTTTTGTATTATGAcattattagatttttatataaaattgacaatttaaaatgttaaatctttgtaaaaaataatgtagtattataataaacaacatcacttcataaaaaaaataatttacactacagtatttatttattttgagaaaaataatttataaaaaaaaaattatctaaaaagaaacttaatttccatttattttggTCTTCTCTAATTAATGTGCATCACATTAGGAAGTGTGAAATCTTCTTGGTTAGTTTCTTCTAGCACACTGACCTCTCAGCTCTGTTAACACATCGATCTTCTGATCCAGGATTTGTTCAAGCTGAGTGGCAAAACACTCCACATCATAATCAACTTCCTCCGTCATCTCCAGAAGAACCTTCTCGTCCTCCAGCCAGCGTATGGACTCCTACAGCACCAGACACAACATCAACACCCAGCTCATACCCAACTCATTCAAAACAGCTTTAGAACTGAGGACAATCAAGATCTACAGAGCAGTCCAAGGTCTAGCCTCTGTGTGTGCGCTGAGGAACGTTTCcttattttaatgttacaaagcAAATAATGATTGATAAAATggcttataaattattttttttaatttaagtaattgttaACACATAGATATGCATACAAACATTATATACTGTTTACTGTTATACAACTCTATAAATGCATATAGGTAGAATATAATTGATTATACATACTTTGAGATTATTACAAATATGGTTTACATAAAGAACTTGAAAAGAAATGAATGAACGTGTACCTAAGTAATACTTTAGaatctatattatttttatatcaaataaaaaatataactatttttaattacattttttaaaggatttttttaagCACAAAAATACtaccgctttttttttttaagaaaagaaaggACATTCaattgattgaaagtgacagtaaaaacatttacgtTAATATAATTCTATttcaaatgctgctcttttgaaaatTTCTATTCAATGCATTCTGAAAAATTTTCTGAAATCTTTAGCAGTAAATCaggatattaaaataatttctgaagcatcatgtgacactgaaaactggaggaatgatgctgtgaaaatttacataagattttaaaCTACTGTCAAAgagaaaaccattatttaaattgaaataatatttacaaatatgacTATTAACtgtttttctgatcaaataaatggagctttgatgagtagaagagacttcttCCACAAGCATTGACTTGACAACTTCATTGTATATTCAgaaatgtgtccctggagcacaaaaccaggcTTAAGTCTCTGGGTATATTTGTAATAACAGCCAAGAATACactgaatgggtcaaaattatagatttttcttttatgccaaaaatcattaggatactaaataaagatcatgttccatcaatatattttgtacatttccaactgtaaatatataaaaacttaattttttattagtaatatgcattgctaagaattcatttggacaactttaatagatgattttgttaatatttagatttttttgcaccctcagatatAATAGTTCTGTTATATATGTTTCTCTGAAAACAAGACTCTTCGTGGTTTTACTTCTAAAGCAAGTCGAGCTAATTTGAAGGGCTGAGAgtttctcctctgtggttaacaGCACACACCTGAAACACGGCGCGGTGGTCCTCCAGAACCTGCTCCTCCATCTCCACCAGCTGAGACACCACCTCATGGAAGGTAAAGAGCTGCGGGGACACTTCCTCTTCCTGTGCACAACATCAACACAGTGTCAGGTTTTCGTAGCGGCCCGAACAAGCTGAGCTGGGAGGATAAATGGCTTACGTTTTGTTCACAGAGCAGCTTGAGATCGTCTCTCTGAGGAGAGCTGCCCACTCCCCACTGCGCCTCCAGGACGTCCAGCTGACTGAGCGAGTGTCCCTCCATCACCACACTGGGGTCGACGCTCAGCTCCTTCACCCTGCACTCACAGACACACGACACAGTTCACCACAGTCCACATGCAACAGCATTTATGATCCAATAAACCAACAGAAATGTGTAATGTTAGATAAACATGTTCATGCAGCAAGCAAACACAAACCAACACGCAAAACAGAAACATGCCTCaaatgtacacacaaaatatacatGATAGATATACGAAAGTCAtatgtaaatatttcttatttttttaattttagcatATTACAAACTCTTTATatactatattaataaaaatatatatcatacatAACATACAGTTTAAACTACATTAATACTTTTCAAAAAATGTATCAATATCTGattaaaagtgttaaaattattaatgtaGTTTAACATAAAATAGAATTTAAGCATACTGTATTTACACTTATTCTACTCTAGTCTTACAATAGTCTATATAAGATGCAATATttgattacaatttttattagtttaaagaagttttaaaaatatataaataaattgtagaaTGTATGCacgcatgtaaacacacacaaacacattttatacATGCATGCAATTATCAAAACTCATGTATTTATCTTTTTGTAATTCTTGTTAAAAAATTATGCATATAAACTgtcaattataaaatataaagtgcaTAAATATGATTATAAATAGTTGTATAAGGGATCTTAATAAGTAAATAGTGTACATTTATAAACATGTCCATAAACCTAGAATGCATGATAATTCACCACAGATGACAGAAATGGTTAATGTTCCATAAACATGTTCATGCAGCATGCAGCTTCTCTATGAGGCACAAGCAAACACAATCCAACATGGcaacacaaaacagaaacatgCCTGAAATGAGACAAATGGACTCAAAAAAACAAGAGAACGTAAAGAGGCACATGAGGCGTAACGGAAGAAACACAGGACTCGTGGAGGCTCTGTCTGAAGTGAGACAGGCTTGAAACTGGAAAAGGATGAGACCTGCTGGGTGAGGAAGCAAAGTCATCGTACTCATAGGTGGGAGAGAGTTCGGAGCGCCCGCCGCCCCCCTGAGAGAAGGGGATGTCAGAGGGACTGATCCCAAACTCCTTCACTCTGAAGACACAGAAGACATCCTAACCCTAACATTCAGCCATTACAGGAAGATTCCTAATCTTTGGAAAACACACTCAAGCAGTGACAGCCACGGGTTAATCATTCTATACTtcacacaaaaaacatttaaatgatacatataaatgtcatatttaaattattatcaatatcatttttttttataaattaatgtgtatgtgtataataaataatgtgtgtgtgtgtgtgtgtatatatatatatatatatatatatatatatataatgtgatacACATATCacattctatttttttaaatgcacataactataaagatataaaaagtctatataaatatataaaggtaCAATATATTTggttataaaaaacatttaaattgttacaatttaaatactatgaaaataaatatattcatattcatacaaaaatataaaataaaaaattatatttatttatagaaggTATGGTTATAactacagtggtggccaaaattgtTAGAACACATATTTAAAGAGGTTTCAGTTGTTTTTCCTGAATTGGCCATTACAATAACCATAAATCAAACTATTGGCAGAACTGCCTGCGACTGAAGTTTCATGAACATTATGGATTAAATCATGTTCTGGAGGCAAAAAAGGCCAATATTTTCAGATCTGTCAAGTGTTCTAACAATTTTGGCCACAATTATGTatagatatattttaataaataatatataaataataaatgtttttattttagtgctgtttaattgcatccaaaagaaaTGCTTTGCTTGCATAATATATCCAtgtatgtgatgtgtgtgtgtgtgtgtgtgtatatatatatatatatatatatacacatacacatatacacacacacacacacacataaatattttctaaataaatgctgtatttacatgtctatatttatattcatataatctatattataaataaatataaaaataacaaaatatttttctgaaatatgtacatgcatgtatgtgtatttatatatacataataaatattaggggtgctccgatcacgatcggccgatcgttatgcgcatctcgtcagtaaagccggttttctaatcagcggttaattccatcaggtgcgtgatttcacatagagcagctgttactacacagagccgttgttaactgagaagatgggccgataaacgctgaaaattaacgtgatttgcgcatcttctctattaacaacggctctgtgtagtaacagctgctctatgtgaaatcacgcacctgatggaattaaccgctgattagaaaaccggctttactgacgagatgcgcataacgatcggccgatcgtgatcggagcacccctaataaatatacacagcacatttacatatattcagtaaaagaaaaaaacttattttgcatacaattaatcgtttgacagcactaatttatttattgctatattTTACTTGCATGCAATTATTTACActcattaattgtttttaaattcttgtgtaaaatgtgcataattttaaatatagtgTATTAATACAAAGTTAGATAAAGGATTCTACATAGTTTCAGaattgtattaatgttttaaataacacatttaaaaatctgTATAAATATGTGGCTAAATACAGTGTGCATAgtaataaaactatttatttatttaatatataaaaaatattctgtaaatatattttatttttacatataattcttaaaaccaataaaaaaaattatatttttatattcttgtaaaaaaaaaaagtgtatatgattaatatatatatgattttttttccattaattaCAGCCCCCAGATCTGACTGTCTGGTTACTAAAAGATGAGATTCAGCAAATATGTGGATGCAGTGTATACAGCAGCTGGAGTGTGTGCTGGGCTCACATCTGTACCTGTTAGCGTATCTCagagtgtttaatgtgttttcacaTGATGCCATTCCAGGAGAGATTGTAGCGATCTATTCACAAAAGATAAAATCActcacaaatacacaaatatcaCTGCGTTGAAACTGAATATATGAATATCACCCCGGTGTTCTTACCATACATGTTCTAGAGTTTTCTCCGATGAAGGAATCTCTCAAGACCTGCGTGAGTTTACTGGCTCGAAACGGGGTGTGTGGTTTGTTTCGACCCAAAGCCCTGATGCACTCCTGTCACACAGACATGAATGGACCCAGATCCTAACATGATCATACAGTTTCTCCATTCATCTAAACAAGAGGAAATCACATGCTTCTGGAGCCGTGTGTGACGGACGATGTGGAGCACAAACCTTCAGCGCCAGCAGACTTTTGTTGATCTCTGCGCCCTCGAGACGCGTCTGTCGGTCTGCGCTCGACGTGTCCGCCCCTCGCTCGTTCCCCGCCAGGTCGATGAGAGAGAATTTTCCGTGCATTTTGCCCCTCCTGCGGATGATAATCTGAAACACGGCGTGACTGCGGGACGAGTGAGCGTTAGCCGAGGTCTGTCCAGACGTCCTGAGGAGAAGCACACACAAAAACCATACTGTGACTGTTGGAAACGGATTAAGAACTATTTTAGAATAATTACACTCATaaaaaactagatttttacaaattattcatataaataaaaaaaagaatcgaaattctttatataaatgtgtgtgtgtttctctctctctctttatatataaagGGTGGATTAGCttttggagcacaaaagcagtcttaaccccgtaactgtcactcatatttttgaacattgactttgtagtgcacgatccaaacttaaatttttattattcatgaatgaaaacattttgtaacatgatattgatgtaccgtttacatggtaatgcaatgtctgattttaaaatgggttttaaaggatgaattttgagattttaagttttcagttgatatataatttctgatgatttctaaaatgtgatagagaaaaaggcaacaaagtcgtcttgtttttttaacaaaggtcaaaattcctgttataatgtagatttttgagggtgcactcttgtcataaattaatctattacttttcctacataatttttaacaaaaaacattgataaaatatatatttgggagtcttagacctcctttccaacgatatatacaTTATCGATATAGATTACCGTTCAAAAACCTTTgactgttcatgtgtgtgtgtgtgtgtgtgtgtttgaattgtatttcttCTGACCAGTCCTACCTGCAGCTGTTGCCCATCTCGATGAGTTTGAGCACGTCCTCGGTGCATTTGACCTCTCGCTCCTGCAGCCCGACCACCTGAACCTGCTGCTTCCCGTCTTCAAGCACACGCAGCTTCGCCTTCCTGTTCAGAAGATCAAACACCTGCAACGGACCACTCAGATCTGACTTAATGCACTTTGAgaacaaattaataattcatgTGAACTAGGAAACTTGCCTCCCGCTGTTCATATTAAAAACCTTCTCCTGAAGATCTAACTGACCTCAGTTGAAGTACTACAATTACTGAAAACAAATTCAATAAAAACtgaagctaaatagaaatattaaaatgacaaaagcaacataaaatttgctcaaattaaaatgaagacTAGTATTatcctaaaataacactgctttgttttataataataacaacaatacttttttcaaatttcaaaacaaattaaaacaattaactgCTGAACTTGTTAGAACTTGCTTTACCTTGTAGATTTCGAAGAAAAAGATAACTAACaactaaaataaagataaaattataaaaaaatccatttaagtacaagaataaaaataataaataaaagctgaaataaaatagaaatataaactatataactaatagttttaatacaaatataaaatatttaactaataaaaatgtcaaatcacaaaacactaaaaataaataaaagtgtattcAAATATCATTAAATGctataatattacataaataatactacaaCAGCAcctctatttttttatataatgaataattaattatatttctcatttttctaTATATAACTCATTTATTATGTTAATTATTAACGTGAACCACAGAACTTGCCTTCCCGCTGTAGATTTCAAAGAACGTGGCGTACACCTGAAGATCCAACTTCTTGTAGTTTGGTTTTTTTAACATGAGAAAAACATCCCGTGCTGAAAGAAGAGCACAGTCATGTTTAGGAAAATGATCAGTCAGAATGTGAACAGAAAAAACAGCAGGTCAGACACACACCAGCGAGAGCGTAGATCCCTTTGGAGCAATCCTGGTTCTTCCCCGAAAAATCTCCTCCCATGGTCTGGAATGGAGGGAAACTGATTATGAGAAATAAATGATCCTCTGGAAAGATCTGTTCCAGTAATGTGATGTCATCAGCTTACATGAGTCTTCCCGCTGCCCGTCTGACCGTAAGCGAAACAAGTGGCCATTCCTCTCTCAAATATAGTCTCCACCAGCGGCCGAGCGGTGAACCTCAAACACATCACACCCAGAGACATCACTTTATATGAAGTCTAGAAATCTTATTATTCataagtgcattttattttaatgaaaaaaaaggaGTTTtcgcataattaaaaaaataataattccgcAGAATGACATTACATTCTCTTGGctctaaaataaatgatcttgacTGCTGATGTTATCTACACCACATAGGCAGAGAAAACAATATTAACAGATTAAAACACaaatatgattttcttttgtgtAAATTAGTTTAGTgcatattttctatatatttgtttttatatttttttatttttgttactttttacaCTGCAAAATcgaacaaattatatttaaacattatatatatatatatatatatatatatatatatatatatatatatttattttttttttttgtaaatttgttaCTTTGCATAGCTTGAGTCTGAACAaatgacatttatatattttttatttctataaaaatagatatttacatACACGTgacattttatatgtaaatatattaataaacttttctagaaaaaaattttagacatttttccatttgacactttttttttataattatgtatttatttgttacagCTTTagattgaagtttttttttttttttcactatttctCAGTCAAATAACTGACCTGTACACCATTTCGTTTGTCGAGGTGTCGTCGAAAGCGTAATCGAAGCGGAACGTCTGGTTCTCCAGGTATCTGGTTAAATCCACTTTCTGCTTGGGCTCGTGGACCATGACCACGTCTTTACTGGGGATGGTGATGACGTCCAGATCCTTCGTGGTCAGCTCTGAGTCGACACACAAGATACACTGCTTCACAAACAACACCAACACACTGACAACACAGAATCACAAGATTTCATCCTTACCTTTCTTGTTCAGTGGCCGCGTCCGAACACACACGCATATCCTGTGGTCCTCGATCTGAGAACAAATACACATTATTAAGACATATCTACTATAATAACATGCAGCACAGCTAATGCGTCACATGGAAGTGAAATAACTGTGGGAGCACATGATGGTGCTGATGCAGTTCTTCACCAGATCTTGAGTGGTCAGTGGTCTGTAGTCCAAGCTCGCTCTAAAGTCTCGAATCATGCACATGATTTCATAATTAGGGGTGGTGGTATCGACCTcctgtgtaataaaaaaaaaaaaaacctcagttAATATTGTAAGCAGCATTTTAAATTAACACCCTACTAAGTTACTTTTCATAAATTATGTTCACTCAATTTTTGGGCAAGTCCAAA belongs to Carassius gibelio isolate Cgi1373 ecotype wild population from Czech Republic chromosome B10, carGib1.2-hapl.c, whole genome shotgun sequence and includes:
- the LOC127965913 gene encoding kinesin-like protein KIF2A isoform X3 → MVTSLNEDNESVTVEWIENGDTKGKEIDLESVFALNPDIAPEEEIPRSPETPPPSVSSANKINKIPQNKNRRTVVPPKNETPAKDNRVTVGTTRARPSQQTEVPPSAPVPPPPIQHQTLQQQQTARRKSNCVKEVEKLQEKREKRRLQQQELREKRAQEVDTTTPNYEIMCMIRDFRASLDYRPLTTQDLIEDHRICVCVRTRPLNKKELTTKDLDVITIPSKDVVMVHEPKQKVDLTRYLENQTFRFDYAFDDTSTNEMVYRFTARPLVETIFERGMATCFAYGQTGSGKTHTMGGDFSGKNQDCSKGIYALAARDVFLMLKKPNYKKLDLQVYATFFEIYSGKVFDLLNRKAKLRVLEDGKQQVQVVGLQEREVKCTEDVLKLIEMGNSCRTSGQTSANAHSSRSHAVFQIIIRRRGKMHGKFSLIDLAGNERGADTSSADRQTRLEGAEINKSLLALKECIRALGRNKPHTPFRASKLTQVLRDSFIGENSRTCMIATISPGMASCENTLNTLRYANRVKEFGISPSDIPFSQGGGGRSELSPTYEYDDFASSPSRVKELSVDPSVVMEGHSLSQLDVLEAQWGVGSSPQRDDLKLLCEQNEEEVSPQLFTFHEVVSQLVEMEEQVLEDHRAVFQESIRWLEDEKVLLEMTEEVDYDVECFATQLEQILDQKIDVLTELRDKVKSFRSALQEEEQASKQINPKRPRAL
- the LOC127965913 gene encoding kinesin-like protein KIF2A isoform X2, whose protein sequence is MAGLFGKIQIGIYVEIKRSDGRIHQAMVTSLNEDNESVTVEWIENGDTKGKEIDLESVFALNPDIAPEEEIPRSPETPPPSVSSANKINKIPQNKNRRTVVPPKNETPAKDNRVTVGTTRARPSQQTEVPPSAPVPPPPIQHQTLQQQQTARRKSNCVKEVEKLQEKREKRRLQQQELREKRAQEVDTTTPNYEIMCMIRDFRASLDYRPLTTQDLIEDHRICVCVRTRPLNKKELTTKDLDVITIPSKDVVMVHEPKQKVDLTRYLENQTFRFDYAFDDTSTNEMVYRFTARPLVETIFERGMATCFAYGQTGSGKTHTMGGDFSGKNQDCSKGIYALAARDVFLMLKKPNYKKLDLQVYATFFEIYSGKVFDLLNRKAKLRVLEDGKQQVQVVGLQEREVKCTEDVLKLIEMGNSCRTSGQTSANAHSSRSHAVFQIIIRRRGKMHGKFSLIDLAGNERGADTSSADRQTRLEGAEINKSLLALKECIRALGRNKPHTPFRASKLTQVLRDSFIGENSRTCMIATISPGMASCENTLNTLRYANRVKEFGISPSDIPFSQGGGGRSELSPTYEVKELSVDPSVVMEGHSLSQLDVLEAQWGVGSSPQRDDLKLLCEQNEEEVSPQLFTFHEVVSQLVEMEEQVLEDHRAVFQESIRWLEDEKVLLEMTEEVDYDVECFATQLEQILDQKIDVLTELRDKVKSFRSALQEEEQASKQINPKRPRAL
- the LOC127965913 gene encoding kinesin-like protein KIF2A isoform X4, which produces MAGLFGKIQIGIYVEIKRSDGRIHQAMVTSLNEDNESVTVEWIENGDTKGKEIDLESVFALNPDIAPEEEIPRSPETPPPSVSSANKINKIPQNKNRRTVVPPKNETPAKDNRVTVGTTRARPSQQTEVPPSAPVPPPPIQHQTLQQQQTARRKSNCVKEVEKLQEKREKRRLQQQELREKRAQEVDTTTPNYEIMCMIRDFRASLDYRPLTTQDLIEDHRICVCVRTRPLNKKELTTKDLDVITIPSKDVVMVHEPKQKVDLTRYLENQTFRFDYAFDDTSTNEMVYRFTARPLVETIFERGMATCFAYGQTGSGKTHTMGGDFSGKNQDCSKGIYALAARDVFLMLKKPNYKKLDLQVYATFFEIYSGKVFDLLNRKAKLRVLEDGKQQVQVVGLQEREVKCTEDVLKLIEMGNSCRTSGQTSANAHSSRSHAVFQIIIRRRGKMHGKFSLIDLAGNERGADTSSADRQTRLEGAEINKSLLALKECIRALGRNKPHTPFRASKLTQVLRDSFIGENSRTCMIATISPGMASCENTLNTLRYANRVKELSVDPSVVMEGHSLSQLDVLEAQWGVGSSPQRDDLKLLCEQNEEEVSPQLFTFHEVVSQLVEMEEQVLEDHRAVFQESIRWLEDEKVLLEMTEEVDYDVECFATQLEQILDQKIDVLTELRDKVKSFRSALQEEEQASKQINPKRPRAL
- the LOC127965913 gene encoding kinesin-like protein KIF2A isoform X1, which codes for MAGLFGKIQIGIYVEIKRSDGRIHQAMVTSLNEDNESVTVEWIENGDTKGKEIDLESVFALNPDIAPEEEIPRSPETPPPSVSSANKINKIPQNKNRRTVVPPKNETPAKDNRVTVGTTRARPSQQTEVPPSAPVPPPPIQHQTLQQQQTARRKSNCVKEVEKLQEKREKRRLQQQELREKRAQEVDTTTPNYEIMCMIRDFRASLDYRPLTTQDLIEDHRICVCVRTRPLNKKELTTKDLDVITIPSKDVVMVHEPKQKVDLTRYLENQTFRFDYAFDDTSTNEMVYRFTARPLVETIFERGMATCFAYGQTGSGKTHTMGGDFSGKNQDCSKGIYALAARDVFLMLKKPNYKKLDLQVYATFFEIYSGKVFDLLNRKAKLRVLEDGKQQVQVVGLQEREVKCTEDVLKLIEMGNSCRTSGQTSANAHSSRSHAVFQIIIRRRGKMHGKFSLIDLAGNERGADTSSADRQTRLEGAEINKSLLALKECIRALGRNKPHTPFRASKLTQVLRDSFIGENSRTCMIATISPGMASCENTLNTLRYANRVKEFGISPSDIPFSQGGGGRSELSPTYEYDDFASSPSRVKELSVDPSVVMEGHSLSQLDVLEAQWGVGSSPQRDDLKLLCEQNEEEVSPQLFTFHEVVSQLVEMEEQVLEDHRAVFQESIRWLEDEKVLLEMTEEVDYDVECFATQLEQILDQKIDVLTELRDKVKSFRSALQEEEQASKQINPKRPRAL